One Silene latifolia isolate original U9 population unplaced genomic scaffold, ASM4854445v1 scaffold_215, whole genome shotgun sequence DNA segment encodes these proteins:
- the LOC141638690 gene encoding uncharacterized protein LOC141638690, protein MDVPFHGPPFTWMNNRHDNDLVLERLDRAYATQDWLNLYPAAFVLHLPILVSDHAPIILHLLPVTKPFRRPYRLDNWCLQFPEIADIVGRAWATNISGSSMFSLSRKLALVRFKVMEWVINHRTSHDINWADISNDLDSAGMDISDLSSAGVYCDKRNAYLGSIQKRYDYWVQRAKVKATVLDGIPTRFLFSRVKSRSSKQRILALKDSNGTWLHSPADISDEINTFFSSLYQSSCGLNNSQELLDSLDLPVLSPADHNILMAPFSENDILRALRNMDGSKSPGPDGITPKFFQIYWPQIGTQVSKALLRFLNSGVMLKEWNKTHIVLVPKVDKSETITQFRPISLCIVIYRLASKCLANRLKLVISSIVSETQQAFVPGRLMSDGCIIAQEILHYINKTKKGTNCYFAMKLDMHKAFDKVSWPFLAAILRRFGFPVFWQNIIWECISSVSYNILINGEPSSTLHPSCGLRQGDPLSPYLFIICMEILSKMLLQAEQQRIIQGLKISRYAPPISHLFYADDSFICCKATPDSFAALHDLFKRFELASGQMINFNKSYIKYSPNTPGDFKTHLTSILQVRPVDNLGLYLGVPIDLPRKKVPTFSFLVDKIASKVTSWSSLNLTQACKLVLINAVLIASINHVLAVVPIPVSICTKIESLILAFWWSRSANHRSIHWLSKDVLQAPKSEGGLDFKSISVLNQASLLKQFWRIQRFPRNLTARVLTSKYSKDFPLPQTRSRSSQPSFFWSRICQIARSCSDGIAWKLGNGKFVNLLSDKWVNGNSPKVRVSSRQDQVSLSSLLLPNGDWNPTPVYRIFEVASAREITCLEHPHPPTDDFIYWKFTEDGRYTIKSGYKFLFGESRRTRPLTSFPHFPWLTLWKMKYSTSFSIFFWKIAHNILPNLTKLSRRGFSIDIQCALCGSAPETLEHLFRSCTIAQHIWKSSLLGINVHSNICVPFVSWVGDLLSYLHNISDSSDQRLLYLLCVFKSIWLFRNKVIFQDSKIAPDQIMDILHSLMRTHSQFSFFLPLCYESFS, encoded by the coding sequence ATGGATGTTCCCTTTCATGGACCTCCTTTCACTTGGATGAATAATAGGCATGACAACGATCTTGTTTTAGAACGCCTTGATCGTGCTTACGCGACACAAGACTGGCTAAATTTGTATCCGGCTGCCTTTGTTCTACACCTTCCTATCCTTGTTTCGGATCATGCCCCGATCATCTTACATCTCCTTCCTGTTACTAAGCCTTTCCGTCGGCCATATCGTCTGGATAATTGGTGTTTGCAATTCCCGGAAATTGCGGATATAGTTGGTCGTGCATGGGCAACTAATATCTCAGGTTCTTCTATGTTTTCTCTATCTCGTAAGCTGGCTTTGGTTCGCTTTAAGGTGATGGAATGGGTGATCAACCACCGGACTTCTCATGACATAAATTGGGCAGATATAAGTAATGACCTTGATTCGGCTGGAATGGACATTTCAGACCTATCCTCTGCCGGTGTTTATTGCGATAAAAGGAATGCTTATTTGGGTTCCATTCAGAAACGTTATGACTATTGGGTGCAACGTGCAAAGGTTAAAGCTACAGTTTTGGATGGAATCCCTACACGGTTTCTCTTTTCTCGAGTTAAAAGCAGAAGCTCAAAACAAAGAATTTTAGCTCTAAAGGACTCTAATGGTACCTGGCTCCATTCCCCTGCTGACATTTCTGATGAAATCAACACTTTTTTCAGCAGCTTGTATCAGTCTTCTTGTGGTCTGAATAATTCCCAAGAACTTTTAGACTCCTTGGACCTACCTGTGCTTTCACCCGCAGATCATAATATTTTGATGGCTCCCTTCTCTGAGAATGATATTCTCCGTGCTTTACGAAATATGGATGGTTCTAAGTCCCCGGGTCCGGATGGCATTACTCCTAAATTTTTCCAGATTTACTGGCCGCAGATTGGCACCCAAGTTTCAAAAGCACTTCTTAGATTTTTAAATTCAGGAGTAATGTTAAAGGAATGGAATAAGACACACATTGTATTGGTTCCAAAGGTTGACAAATCAGAGACTATAACACAGTTTCGACCAATCAGCTTGTGCATCGTCATCTACCGCCTTGCTTCAAAATGTCTTGCAAAtagactcaaattggtaatttCATCTATTGTCTCTGAGACGCAACAAGCTTTTGTTCCGGGTCGTCTAATGTCCGATGGTTGTATTATTGCTCAAGAAATACTTCATTATATTAATAAAACCAAGAAGGGTACAAACTGTTACTTTGCCATGAAATTGGACATGCATAAAGCCTTTGACAAGGTTTCTTGGCCTTTTCTAGCTGCTATTTTACGTAGGTTTGGTTTCCCGGTCTTCTGGCAAAATATTATTTGGGAATGCATTTCTTCCGTAAGctataatattttgattaatgGAGAGCCTTCCTCTACTCTTCATCCATCATGTGGCTTACGTCAGGGAGACCCACTGTCCCCATATTTGTTCATAATATGTATGGAAATTTTATCAAAAATGCTTTTGCAAGCAGAGCAGCAGCGAATAATTCAGGGGCTCAAGATTTCGAGGTACGCACCACCAATCTCCCATCTTTTCTATGCTGACGACTCTTTCATTTGTTGTAAAGCAACTCCGGATTCATTTGCGGCTCTACATGATCTTTTCAAGAGATTTGAATTAGCCTCAGGACAGATGATTAATTTCAACAAGTCCTACATTAAATACAGCCCAAATACTCCGGGAGATTTCAAAACTCATCTTACATCAATTCTTCAAGTTCGGCCAGTTGACAATTTAGGCTTATACTTAGGTGTTCCAATTGATTTACCTCGGAAGAAGGTGCCGACTTTCTCCTTTTTGGTTGATAAGATTGCTTCCAAAGTTACATCTTGGTCGTCTCTCAACCTAACTCAAGCTTGTAAGCTTGTGCTTATCAATGCAGTCTTGATTGCCTCTATTAATCATGTTTTGGCAGTCGTCCCTATTCCAGTGAGTATATGCACCAAAATTGAATCTCTGATTTTGGCTTTTTGGTGGAGTCGGTCAGCAAATCATCGTTCTATACATTGGCTATCAAAGGATGTTTTGCAAGCTCCAAAATCCGAGGGTGGACTTGATTTTAAGAGTATCTCTGTTTTGAACCAGGCATCTCTGTTAAAACAATTTTGGCGAATTCAACGCTTTCCGCGGAATCTTACAGCTCGAGTTCTCACTTCCAAATACAGTAAGGACTTTCCTTTACCGCAGACAAGGTCTAGAAGTTCTCAGccctctttcttttggtctcgtATTTGTCAAATTGCGCGCTCTTGTTCAGATGGGATTGCCTGGAAGTTGGGAAATGGCAAGTTTGTTAACCTACTCTCTGACAAGTGGGTAAACGGGAATTCACCAAAAGTCCGGGTTTCTTCTCGACAGGATCAGGTTTCCCTCTCTAGCCTTCTTTTACCTAATGGTGATTGGAACCCTACGCCTGTATATAGAATTTTCGAGGTTGCGTCTGCTAGAGAAATTACTTGCCTTGAACACCCTCACCCTCCAACAGATGATTTCATTTATTGGAAATTTACTGAAGACGGTCGATATACAATTAAATCGGGTTACAAGTTTCTTTTTGGGGAGTCTCGGAGAACGCGCCCTTTGACATCGTTTCCCCATTTTCCATGGTTGACTTTATGGAAGATGAAGTACTCGACGAGTTTTTCAATCTTTTTTTGGAAAATTGCCCATAATATTCTCCCTAACCTTACAAAGCTCTCTCGTCGTGGATTTTCGATTGATATTCAATGCGCATTATGTGGGTCGGCCCCTGAAACTTTGGAACACTTATTTCGTAGCTGTACCATTGCGCAACATATTTGGAAGTCAAGTTTGCTTGGGATTAATGTTCATTCCAACATCTGCGTTCCTTTTGTCTCTTGGGTTGGAGACTTACTATCTTATTTGCACAACATCTCTGATTCATCCGATCAAAGACTTCTTTACTTACTATGTGTCTTCAAGTCAATTTGGTTATTTCGGAACAAAGTCATCTTTCAAGATAGCAAGATTGCTCCTGATCAAATCATGGATATTCTGCATTCTCTTATGAGGACTCATTCTCAATTTTCGTTCTTCCTCCCTCTTTGTTATGAAAGCTTTTCCTGA
- the LOC141638691 gene encoding uncharacterized protein LOC141638691 encodes MLTAFSKQNETDTFSQTLLYSQLPEYYVWHNRRRDRFWAPREKGFALGRLVYANPSERERYYLRLLLSNIRGPKSFDDLKSINGITCSSFRESAYMHGLLETDNSIEECLAEAVQYQMPGALRRLFATLLIYCQPNNPRLLWDKFYTLLSEDYAYAFPA; translated from the coding sequence atgtTAACGGCTTTTTCCAAGCAAAACGAAACTGATACTTTCTCTCAGACCTTATTATACAGTCAACTTCCCGAATATTATGTATGGCATAATAGAAGAAGGGACAGATTTTGGGCTCCTAGGGAGAAAGGATTTGCCTTAGGGCGTTTGGTTTATGCAAACCCCTCAGAAAGAGAACGGTATTATTTACGCCTTTTGCTCTCAAACATTAGGGGTCCGAAGTCTTTTGATGACCTAAAATCAATAAATGGCATAACATGTAGTTCTTTTAGAGAGTCGGCTTACATGCATGGATTGCTTGAAACAGATAACTCAATTGAAGAGTGCTTAGCAGAAGCAGTTCAATATCAAATGCCAGGAGCGCTACGCAGATTATTTGCAACTTTGCTCATTTACTGTCAGCCAAATAATCCAAGATTGCTGTGGGATAAATTCTATACTTTATTGTCGGAAGACTATGCATATGCTTTTCCTGCATAA